A window from Vulpes vulpes isolate BD-2025 chromosome 9, VulVul3, whole genome shotgun sequence encodes these proteins:
- the PNPLA6 gene encoding patatin-like phospholipase domain-containing protein 6 isoform X4, producing MEAPLQTGMVLGVMIGAGVAVLVTAVLILLLVRRLRVPKTPAPEGPRYRFRKRDKVLFYGRKIMRKVSQSTSSLVDASVSTTSRPRMKKKLKMLNIAKKILRIQKEAPTLQRKEPPPAVLEADLTEGDLANSHLPSEVLYMLKNVRVLGHFEKPLFLELCRHMVFQRLSQGDYVFRPGQPDASIYVVQDGLLELCLPGPDGKECVVKEVVPGDSVNSLLSILDVITGHQHPQRTVSARAARDSTVLRLPVEAFSAVFTKYPESLVRVVQIIMVRLQRVTFLALHNYLGLTNELFSHEIQPLRLFPSPGLPSRTSPVRGSKRVVSASAAEEPRETPGRPPDPTGAPLPGPAGDPVKPTSLEAPSAPLLSRCISMPVDISGLQGGPRSDFDMAYERGRISVSLQEEASGGPQTAPARTPTQELREQPAGACEHSYCEDELATGGCPFGPYQGRQTSSIFEAAKRELAKLMRIEDPSLLNSRVLLHHAKAGTIIARQGDQDVSLHFVLWGCLHVYQRMIDKAEDVCLFVAQPGELVGQLAVLTGEPLIFTLRAQRDCTFLRISKSDFYEIMRAQPSVVLSAAHTVAARMSPFVRQMDFAIDWTAVEAGRALYRQGDRSDCTYIVLNGRLRSVIQRGSGKKELVGEYGRGDLIGVVEALTRQPRATTVHAVRDTELAKLPEGTLGHIKRRYPQVVTRLIHLLSQKILGNLQQLQGPFPGSGLGVPPHSELTNPASNLATVAVLPVCAEVPMVAFTLELQHALQAIGPTLLLNSDIIRARLGASALDSIQEFRLSGWLAQQEDAHRIVLYQTDASLTPWTVRCLRQADCILIVGLGDQEPTLGQLEQMLENTAVRALKQLVLLHREEGPGPTRTVEWLNMRSWCSGHLHLRCPRRLFSRRSPAKLHELYEKVFSRRADRHSDFSRLARVLTGNTIALVLGGGGARGCSHIGVLKALEEAGVPVDLVGGTSIGSFIGALYAEERSASRTKQRAREWAKSMTSVMEPVLDLTYPVTSMFTGSAFNRSIHRVFQDKQIEDLWLPYFNVTTDITASAMRVHKDGCVWRYVRASASYCPYLPPLCDPKDGHLLVDGCYVNNVPADIARSMGAKTVIAIDVGSQDETDLSTYGDSLSGWWLLWKRLNPWADKIKVPDMAEIQSRLAYVSCVRQLEVVKSSSYCEYLRPPIDCFKTMDFGKFDQIYDVGYQYGKAVFGGWSRGDIIEKMLTDRRSADLNESRRADVLAFPSSGFTDLAEIVSRIEPPTTSYVSDGCADGEESDCLTEYEEDAGPDCSRDEGGSPEGASPSTASEMEEEKSVLRHRRCVPLEPPTTAADA from the exons ATGGAGGCTCCACTGCAAACGGGAATG GTGCTGGGCGTGATGATTGGGGCCGGAGTCGCGGTGCTGGTCACGGCCGTGCTCATCCTCCTGCTGGTGCGGAGGCTGCGAGTGCCGA AAACGCCAGCCCCGGAGGGGCCCCGCTACCGATTCCGGAAGAGGGACAAAGTGCTCTTCTACGGTCGGAAGATTATGCGGAAG GTATCACAGTCCACTTCCTCCCTGGTGGACGCGTCTGTCTCCACCACTTCCCGGCCCCGCATGAAGAAGAAACttaagatgctcaacattgccAAGAA GATCCTGCGTATCCAGAAGGAGGCACCAACGCTGCAGCGGAAGGAGCCCCCACCTGCGGTGCTGGAGGCTGACCTGACGGAGGGTGACCTGGCTAACTCCCACCTGCCCTCCGAGGTGCTCTACATGCTCAAGAATGTCCG GGTGCTGGGCCACTTTGAGAAACCGCTCTTCTTGGAGCTCTGCCGACACATGGTCTTCCAGCGGCTCAGCCAGGGTGACTATGTCTTCCGGCCAGGCCAGCCAGATGCCAGTATCTATGTGGTGCAGGATGGGCTGCTGGAGCTCTGTCTGCCAGGGCCT GATGGGAAGGAGTGTGTGGTGAAGGAGGTGGTCCCTGGGGACAGTGTCAATAGCCTTCTGAGCATCCTGGATGTCATCACC GGCCACCAGCACCCCCAGCGGACGGTGTCTGCCCGGGCAGCCCGCGACTCCACAGTGCTGCGGCTGCCAGTGGAGGCCTTCTCCGCCGTGTTCACCAAGTACCCCGAGAGCTTGGTGCGGGTCGTACAG ATCATCATGGTGAGGCTGCAGCGGGTCACCTTTCTGGCACTTCACAACTACCTGGGTCTAACCAACGAGCTGTTTAGCCAC GAGATCCAGCCCCTGCGCCtcttccccagccctggccttCCCTCCCGCACCAGCCCTGTGCGTGGTTCCAAGCGGGTGGTCAGTGCCTCAGCTGCTGAGGAGCCTCGGGAGACTCCTGGCCGGCCGCCTGACCCCACCGGGGCCCCATTGCCTGGACCTGCAG GGGACCCGGTGAAGCCCACATCTCTGgaggctccctctgcccccctgctgAGTCGCTGCATCTCCATGCCCGTGGACATCTCAG GCTTGCAAGGTGGCCCCCGCTCAGACTTCGACATGGCGTATGAGCGTGGCCGGATCTCCGTGTCCCTGCAGGAAGAGGCTTCAGGGGGGCCCCAGACAGCTCCTGCTCGG ACCCCCACTCAGGAGCTCCGGGAGCAGCCAGCAGGTGCCTGTGAGCACAGCTACTGCGAGGACGAGTTGGCCACCGGTGGTTGCCCCTTCGGGCCCTACCAGGGACGCCAGACAAGCAGCATCTTCGAGGCAGCGAAGCGGGAGCTGGCAAAACTGATGCGGATTGAG GACCCATCCCTCCTGAACAGCCGGGTCTTGCTACATCATGCCAAAGCTGGCACCATCATCGCCCGCCAGGGGGACCAG GATGTGAGCCTGCACTTTGTGCTGTGGGGCTGCTTGCATGTCTACCAGCGCATGATCGACAAGGCAGAGGATGTATGCTTGTTCGTGGCACAACCTGGGGAGCTGGTGGGGCAGCTGGCAGTGCTCACGGGCGAGCCCCTCATCTTCACACTGAGAGCCCAGCGTGATTGCACCTTCCTGAGGATTTCTAAGTCCGACTTCTATGA GATCATGCGTGCACAGCCTAGTGTGGTGCTGAGTGCTGCGCACACCGTGGCCGCCAGGATGTCGCCCTTTGTGCGCCAGATGGACTTTGCCATCGACTGGACGGCGGTGGAAGCGGGCCGCGCTTTGTACAG GCAGGGCGACCGTTCCGACTGCACCTACATTGTGCTCAATGGGCGGCTGCGCAGTGTCATCCAGCGCGGCAGCGGCAAGAAGGAGCTGGTGGGCGAGTACGGCCGTGGTGACCTCATTGGTGTG GTGGAGGCGCTGACACGGCAGCCACGTGCCACAACGGTGCACGCGGTGCGGGACACGGAGCTGGCCAAACTCCCGGAGGGCACTCTGGGCCACATCAAACGTCGATACCCACAG GTCGTGACTCGCCTCATCCACCTGCTAAGCCAGAAAATTTTGGGGAATTTGCAGCAGCTGCAAGGACCCTTCCCAG GCTCAGGACTAGGCGTTCCCCCTCACTCGGAGCTTACCAACCCAGCCAGCAACCTGGCAACAGTGGCCGTCCTGCCAGTGTGTGCCGAGGTGCCCATGGTGGCCTTCACTCTGGAGCTGCAGCATGCTCTGCAAGCAATTG GTCCCACGCTCCTCCTCAACAGTGACATCATCCGGGCCCGCCTGGGGGCCTCTGCTCTGGATAG CATCCAGGAGTTCCGGCTCTCAGGGTGGCTTGCCCAGCAGGAGGATGCGCACCGCATAGTGCTCTACCAGACGGACGCGTCACTGACGCCCTGGACAGTCCGCTGCTTACGCCAGGCCGACTGCATCCTCATCGTGGGCCTGGGCGACCAGGAGCCCACGCTCGGCCAG CTGGAGCAAATGCTGGAGAATACAGCAGTGCGTGCCCTCAAGCAGCTGGTGCTGCTACACCGTGAGGAGGGCCCAGGCCCTACGCGCACTGTGGAGTGGCTCAACATGCGCAGCTGGTGCTCAGGGCACTTGCATTTGCGCTGTCCACGCCGCCTCTTCTCTCGCCGCAGCCCTGCCAAGCTG CACGAGCTCTACGAGAAGGTTTTCTCGAGGCGCGCGGACCGGCACAGCGACTTCTCCCGCTTGGCACGGGTGCTCACAGGCAACACCATCGCCCTGGtgctgggtgggggcggggccag GGGCTGCTCGCATATCGGGGTGCTAAAGGCATTGGAGGAGGCAGGCGTCCCTGTCGACCTGGTGGGTGGCACATCCATCGGCTCCTTCATCGGGGCCTTGTACGCAGAGGAGCGAAGCGCCAGTCGAACCAAGCAGCGGGCCCGGGAGTGGGCCAAG AGCATGACTTCGGTGATGGAGCCTGTGCTGGACCTCACGTACCCTGTCACCTCCATGTTCACCGGCTCGGCCTTCAACCGCAGCATCCATCGAGTCTTCCAGGACAAGCAGATCGAG GACCTGTGGCTGCCGTATTTCAATGTGACCACGGACATCACCGCCTCAGCCATGCGTGTCCACAAAGATG GCTGCGTGTGGCGCTACGTCCGGGCCAGTGCTTCCTACTGCCCCTACCTGCCCCCACTCTGCGACCCCAAGGACGGGCACCTGCTGGTGGACGGGTGCTATGTCAACAACGTGCCAG CGGACATTGCCCGCAGCATGGGTGCCAAGACGGTCATCGCCATCGACGTGGGAAGCCAGGATGAGACAGACCTCAGCACCTATGGGGACAGCCTGTCTGGCTGGTGGCTGCTGTGGAAGCGGCTGAACCCCTGGGCAGACAAGATCAAGGTTCCAGACATGGCCGAGATCCAGTCTCGCCTGGCCTACGTGTCCTGCGTGCGGCAGCTGGAGGTGGTTAAGTCCAGCTCCTACTGCGAGTACCTGCGCCCGCCCATCGACTGCTTCAAGACCATGGACTTCGGGAAGTTCGATCAGATCTAT GATGTGGGCTACCAGTACGGGAAGGCGGTGTTCGGGGGCTGGAGCCGGGGCGACATCATTGAAAAGATGCTCACGGACCGGAGGTCTGCTGACCTTAACGAGAGCCGCCGTGCGGAC GTGTTGGCCTTCCCCAGCTCTGGCTTCACCGACTTGGCGGAGATTGTGTCTCGGATCGAGCCCCCTACAACCAGCTACGTTTCCGATGGCTGTGCTGATG GGGAGGAGTCGGACTGCCTGACGGAGTATGAGGAGGACGCGGGCCCTGACTGCTCACGGGATGAAGGGGGGTCTCCCGAGGGCGCGAGCCCCAGCACTGCCTCTGAGATG gaggaggagaagtcaGTTCTCCGGCACCGGCGTTGTGTGCCCCTGGAGCCTCCCACCACGGCTGCGGATGCCTGA
- the PNPLA6 gene encoding patatin-like phospholipase domain-containing protein 6 isoform X3, which yields MEAPLQTGMVLGVMIGAGVAVLVTAVLILLLVRRLRVPKTPAPEGPRYRFRKRDKVLFYGRKIMRKVSQSTSSLVDASVSTTSRPRMKKKLKMLNIAKKILRIQKEAPTLQRKEPPPAVLEADLTEGDLANSHLPSEVLYMLKNVRVLGHFEKPLFLELCRHMVFQRLSQGDYVFRPGQPDASIYVVQDGLLELCLPGPDGKECVVKEVVPGDSVNSLLSILDVITGHQHPQRTVSARAARDSTVLRLPVEAFSAVFTKYPESLVRVVQIIMVRLQRVTFLALHNYLGLTNELFSHEIQPLRLFPSPGLPSRTSPVRGSKRVVSASAAEEPRETPGRPPDPTGAPLPGPAGDPVKPTSLEAPSAPLLSRCISMPVDISGLQGGPRSDFDMAYERGRISVSLQEEASGGPQTAPARTPTQELREQPAGACEHSYCEDELATGGCPFGPYQGRQTSSIFEAAKRELAKLMRIEDPSLLNSRVLLHHAKAGTIIARQGDQDVSLHFVLWGCLHVYQRMIDKAEDVCLFVAQPGELVGQLAVLTGEPLIFTLRAQRDCTFLRISKSDFYEIMRAQPSVVLSAAHTVAARMSPFVRQMDFAIDWTAVEAGRALYRQGDRSDCTYIVLNGRLRSVIQRGSGKKELVGEYGRGDLIGVVEALTRQPRATTVHAVRDTELAKLPEGTLGHIKRRYPQVVTRLIHLLSQKILGNLQQLQGPFPGSGLGVPPHSELTNPASNLATVAVLPVCAEVPMVAFTLELQHALQAIGPTLLLNSDIIRARLGASALDSIQEFRLSGWLAQQEDAHRIVLYQTDASLTPWTVRCLRQADCILIVGLGDQEPTLGQLEQMLENTAVRALKQLVLLHREEGPGPTRTVEWLNMRSWCSGHLHLRCPRRLFSRRSPAKLHELYEKVFSRRADRHSDFSRLARVLTGNTIALVLGGGGARGCSHIGVLKALEEAGVPVDLVGGTSIGSFIGALYAEERSASRTKQRAREWAKSMTSVMEPVLDLTYPVTSMFTGSAFNRSIHRVFQDKQIEDLWLPYFNVTTDITASAMRVHKDGSLWRYVRASMTLSGYLPPLCDPKDGHLLMDGGYINNLPADIARSMGAKTVIAIDVGSQDETDLSTYGDSLSGWWLLWKRLNPWADKIKVPDMAEIQSRLAYVSCVRQLEVVKSSSYCEYLRPPIDCFKTMDFGKFDQIYDVGYQYGKAVFGGWSRGDIIEKMLTDRRSADLNESRRADVLAFPSSGFTDLAEIVSRIEPPTTSYVSDGCADGEESDCLTEYEEDAGPDCSRDEGGSPEGASPSTASEMEEEKSVLRHRRCVPLEPPTTAADA from the exons ATGGAGGCTCCACTGCAAACGGGAATG GTGCTGGGCGTGATGATTGGGGCCGGAGTCGCGGTGCTGGTCACGGCCGTGCTCATCCTCCTGCTGGTGCGGAGGCTGCGAGTGCCGA AAACGCCAGCCCCGGAGGGGCCCCGCTACCGATTCCGGAAGAGGGACAAAGTGCTCTTCTACGGTCGGAAGATTATGCGGAAG GTATCACAGTCCACTTCCTCCCTGGTGGACGCGTCTGTCTCCACCACTTCCCGGCCCCGCATGAAGAAGAAACttaagatgctcaacattgccAAGAA GATCCTGCGTATCCAGAAGGAGGCACCAACGCTGCAGCGGAAGGAGCCCCCACCTGCGGTGCTGGAGGCTGACCTGACGGAGGGTGACCTGGCTAACTCCCACCTGCCCTCCGAGGTGCTCTACATGCTCAAGAATGTCCG GGTGCTGGGCCACTTTGAGAAACCGCTCTTCTTGGAGCTCTGCCGACACATGGTCTTCCAGCGGCTCAGCCAGGGTGACTATGTCTTCCGGCCAGGCCAGCCAGATGCCAGTATCTATGTGGTGCAGGATGGGCTGCTGGAGCTCTGTCTGCCAGGGCCT GATGGGAAGGAGTGTGTGGTGAAGGAGGTGGTCCCTGGGGACAGTGTCAATAGCCTTCTGAGCATCCTGGATGTCATCACC GGCCACCAGCACCCCCAGCGGACGGTGTCTGCCCGGGCAGCCCGCGACTCCACAGTGCTGCGGCTGCCAGTGGAGGCCTTCTCCGCCGTGTTCACCAAGTACCCCGAGAGCTTGGTGCGGGTCGTACAG ATCATCATGGTGAGGCTGCAGCGGGTCACCTTTCTGGCACTTCACAACTACCTGGGTCTAACCAACGAGCTGTTTAGCCAC GAGATCCAGCCCCTGCGCCtcttccccagccctggccttCCCTCCCGCACCAGCCCTGTGCGTGGTTCCAAGCGGGTGGTCAGTGCCTCAGCTGCTGAGGAGCCTCGGGAGACTCCTGGCCGGCCGCCTGACCCCACCGGGGCCCCATTGCCTGGACCTGCAG GGGACCCGGTGAAGCCCACATCTCTGgaggctccctctgcccccctgctgAGTCGCTGCATCTCCATGCCCGTGGACATCTCAG GCTTGCAAGGTGGCCCCCGCTCAGACTTCGACATGGCGTATGAGCGTGGCCGGATCTCCGTGTCCCTGCAGGAAGAGGCTTCAGGGGGGCCCCAGACAGCTCCTGCTCGG ACCCCCACTCAGGAGCTCCGGGAGCAGCCAGCAGGTGCCTGTGAGCACAGCTACTGCGAGGACGAGTTGGCCACCGGTGGTTGCCCCTTCGGGCCCTACCAGGGACGCCAGACAAGCAGCATCTTCGAGGCAGCGAAGCGGGAGCTGGCAAAACTGATGCGGATTGAG GACCCATCCCTCCTGAACAGCCGGGTCTTGCTACATCATGCCAAAGCTGGCACCATCATCGCCCGCCAGGGGGACCAG GATGTGAGCCTGCACTTTGTGCTGTGGGGCTGCTTGCATGTCTACCAGCGCATGATCGACAAGGCAGAGGATGTATGCTTGTTCGTGGCACAACCTGGGGAGCTGGTGGGGCAGCTGGCAGTGCTCACGGGCGAGCCCCTCATCTTCACACTGAGAGCCCAGCGTGATTGCACCTTCCTGAGGATTTCTAAGTCCGACTTCTATGA GATCATGCGTGCACAGCCTAGTGTGGTGCTGAGTGCTGCGCACACCGTGGCCGCCAGGATGTCGCCCTTTGTGCGCCAGATGGACTTTGCCATCGACTGGACGGCGGTGGAAGCGGGCCGCGCTTTGTACAG GCAGGGCGACCGTTCCGACTGCACCTACATTGTGCTCAATGGGCGGCTGCGCAGTGTCATCCAGCGCGGCAGCGGCAAGAAGGAGCTGGTGGGCGAGTACGGCCGTGGTGACCTCATTGGTGTG GTGGAGGCGCTGACACGGCAGCCACGTGCCACAACGGTGCACGCGGTGCGGGACACGGAGCTGGCCAAACTCCCGGAGGGCACTCTGGGCCACATCAAACGTCGATACCCACAG GTCGTGACTCGCCTCATCCACCTGCTAAGCCAGAAAATTTTGGGGAATTTGCAGCAGCTGCAAGGACCCTTCCCAG GCTCAGGACTAGGCGTTCCCCCTCACTCGGAGCTTACCAACCCAGCCAGCAACCTGGCAACAGTGGCCGTCCTGCCAGTGTGTGCCGAGGTGCCCATGGTGGCCTTCACTCTGGAGCTGCAGCATGCTCTGCAAGCAATTG GTCCCACGCTCCTCCTCAACAGTGACATCATCCGGGCCCGCCTGGGGGCCTCTGCTCTGGATAG CATCCAGGAGTTCCGGCTCTCAGGGTGGCTTGCCCAGCAGGAGGATGCGCACCGCATAGTGCTCTACCAGACGGACGCGTCACTGACGCCCTGGACAGTCCGCTGCTTACGCCAGGCCGACTGCATCCTCATCGTGGGCCTGGGCGACCAGGAGCCCACGCTCGGCCAG CTGGAGCAAATGCTGGAGAATACAGCAGTGCGTGCCCTCAAGCAGCTGGTGCTGCTACACCGTGAGGAGGGCCCAGGCCCTACGCGCACTGTGGAGTGGCTCAACATGCGCAGCTGGTGCTCAGGGCACTTGCATTTGCGCTGTCCACGCCGCCTCTTCTCTCGCCGCAGCCCTGCCAAGCTG CACGAGCTCTACGAGAAGGTTTTCTCGAGGCGCGCGGACCGGCACAGCGACTTCTCCCGCTTGGCACGGGTGCTCACAGGCAACACCATCGCCCTGGtgctgggtgggggcggggccag GGGCTGCTCGCATATCGGGGTGCTAAAGGCATTGGAGGAGGCAGGCGTCCCTGTCGACCTGGTGGGTGGCACATCCATCGGCTCCTTCATCGGGGCCTTGTACGCAGAGGAGCGAAGCGCCAGTCGAACCAAGCAGCGGGCCCGGGAGTGGGCCAAG AGCATGACTTCGGTGATGGAGCCTGTGCTGGACCTCACGTACCCTGTCACCTCCATGTTCACCGGCTCGGCCTTCAACCGCAGCATCCATCGAGTCTTCCAGGACAAGCAGATCGAG GACCTGTGGCTGCCGTATTTCAATGTGACCACGGACATCACCGCCTCAGCCATGCGTGTCCACAAAGATG gctccctgtggcggTACGTACGCGCCAGCATGACGCTCTCGGGCTACCTGCCCCCGCTGTGCGACCCGAAGGACGGGCACCTCCTCATGGACGGCGGCTACATCAACAACCTGCCAG CGGACATTGCCCGCAGCATGGGTGCCAAGACGGTCATCGCCATCGACGTGGGAAGCCAGGATGAGACAGACCTCAGCACCTATGGGGACAGCCTGTCTGGCTGGTGGCTGCTGTGGAAGCGGCTGAACCCCTGGGCAGACAAGATCAAGGTTCCAGACATGGCCGAGATCCAGTCTCGCCTGGCCTACGTGTCCTGCGTGCGGCAGCTGGAGGTGGTTAAGTCCAGCTCCTACTGCGAGTACCTGCGCCCGCCCATCGACTGCTTCAAGACCATGGACTTCGGGAAGTTCGATCAGATCTAT GATGTGGGCTACCAGTACGGGAAGGCGGTGTTCGGGGGCTGGAGCCGGGGCGACATCATTGAAAAGATGCTCACGGACCGGAGGTCTGCTGACCTTAACGAGAGCCGCCGTGCGGAC GTGTTGGCCTTCCCCAGCTCTGGCTTCACCGACTTGGCGGAGATTGTGTCTCGGATCGAGCCCCCTACAACCAGCTACGTTTCCGATGGCTGTGCTGATG GGGAGGAGTCGGACTGCCTGACGGAGTATGAGGAGGACGCGGGCCCTGACTGCTCACGGGATGAAGGGGGGTCTCCCGAGGGCGCGAGCCCCAGCACTGCCTCTGAGATG gaggaggagaagtcaGTTCTCCGGCACCGGCGTTGTGTGCCCCTGGAGCCTCCCACCACGGCTGCGGATGCCTGA